In a genomic window of Coprococcus eutactus:
- the cas7c gene encoding type I-C CRISPR-associated protein Cas7/Csd2, with product MGDVIKNRYEFVVLFDVENGNPNGDPDAGNMPRIDPESGLGLVTDVCIKRKIRNYVETVKEDEKGYGIYIKEDVPLNKSDRNACKSLGVEETEDKKLTEEIKKLKKSDPDVDRKLRDYMCENFYDIRTFGAVMTTFVKASLNCGQVRGPVQLGFARSIDPIISQEVTITRVAITTEKDAENKSTEMGRKSIVPYGLYRLEGYISANLARKVTGFSEEDLDLLWDALINMFENDHSAARGKMAVRELIVFKHSKELGDCPAYKLFDSVEVKKMDGIEYPRRYQDYIVEIHNDNIPDSVEVKRMV from the coding sequence ATGGGTGATGTAATAAAAAACAGATATGAATTTGTAGTGTTATTTGATGTTGAGAATGGAAATCCAAATGGAGATCCTGATGCTGGCAATATGCCAAGAATTGATCCTGAGAGTGGATTGGGTTTGGTTACAGATGTTTGTATAAAACGGAAAATACGTAATTATGTTGAAACTGTTAAAGAAGATGAAAAGGGATATGGAATATATATAAAAGAGGATGTGCCATTAAATAAGAGTGACAGAAATGCTTGTAAAAGTTTAGGGGTTGAGGAGACTGAAGACAAAAAACTTACGGAAGAAATAAAGAAATTAAAAAAGTCAGATCCAGATGTTGATAGAAAATTGAGAGATTATATGTGCGAGAATTTTTATGATATTAGGACATTTGGAGCAGTTATGACTACGTTTGTTAAAGCCTCATTGAATTGCGGACAGGTCAGGGGACCGGTACAGTTAGGATTTGCTAGGAGCATAGATCCAATTATCAGTCAGGAAGTTACAATTACCAGAGTTGCAATTACAACTGAAAAGGATGCTGAAAACAAGAGTACAGAGATGGGAAGAAAAAGTATTGTACCATATGGGTTATATCGTTTGGAGGGATATATATCAGCAAATCTTGCAAGAAAGGTAACGGGATTTTCAGAAGAGGATCTTGATTTACTATGGGATGCACTTATCAATATGTTTGAAAATGATCATTCTGCCGCTAGAGGCAAGATGGCTGTGCGTGAGTTGATAGTATTTAAGCACAGTAAAGAACTTGGTGATTGTCCAGCATATAAGTTGTTTGATTCTGTTGAAGTTAAGAAGATGGATGGTATTGAATATCCAAGAAGATATCAGGATTATATTGTAGAGATACATAATGATAATATTCCAGACTCAGTAGAGGTAAAAAGGATGGTTTAA
- the cas8c gene encoding type I-C CRISPR-associated protein Cas8c/Csd1 has protein sequence MILQSLMQYYESLAEKGKVPRMGWCYAKVSCAIDLNEDGQVKAIIPLKVPEMFGKKEVWVPKQMHVPQMVVRSSGISANFLCDNSKYMLGIDSKGTSQRIKECFMAARDKHCSILQDSEGRMAKAIIRYFETWNPDNADVNPVIKAHWEELTDGGNLIFCLESEYAQEDEEIKKIWHIYQENNSGLVDGICLVTGEKSEISRIHRGIKGVPGAQSSGAALVSFNAPAFESYGKEQSYNAPVGKYAEFAYTTALNYLLSEKKYTFQLGDSMVVYWAESAQTQYQDMLKNFFNSNIDNQKELEKIFGNLKNGLAVDIDDVKIDLNQRFYILCLAPNAARLSIRFFYENSFGNILKNLSDHYERMAIVKPEWEKEYLSIQEMLMETGNNKLKDKKLVSNMASLVLRDILMDDRYPTGLYTEVLARIRAEQGGITYGRAAIVKAYLIKNYNMKEGEKYMGLNENCNEQAYVLGRLFAVLELIQKDANPGINSTIKDRYFNSACATPASVFPILIKLKNSHMKKIERGSTGLKIQYEKTITELMGKLNMAETQIGFPRRLSLEEQGKFMLGYYHQVQKRYEKKEDK, from the coding sequence ATGATATTACAGTCTCTAATGCAATACTACGAGAGTTTGGCAGAAAAAGGGAAAGTGCCACGTATGGGGTGGTGTTATGCAAAAGTATCTTGTGCTATAGATCTGAATGAAGATGGACAAGTAAAAGCCATTATTCCGTTAAAAGTACCCGAAATGTTTGGGAAAAAGGAAGTTTGGGTTCCCAAACAGATGCATGTCCCACAGATGGTGGTAAGATCTTCAGGCATATCGGCAAATTTTTTGTGTGACAATTCAAAATATATGTTGGGGATAGACAGTAAAGGTACAAGTCAAAGAATAAAAGAATGTTTTATGGCTGCGAGAGATAAACATTGTAGCATATTGCAGGATTCAGAGGGAAGAATGGCAAAAGCAATTATCAGGTATTTTGAAACATGGAATCCAGATAATGCAGATGTTAATCCGGTTATTAAAGCACATTGGGAAGAGTTGACTGATGGTGGAAACTTGATATTTTGCTTGGAAAGTGAGTATGCCCAGGAAGATGAAGAAATCAAAAAGATATGGCATATATATCAAGAAAATAATTCAGGTTTAGTTGATGGTATATGCCTTGTAACAGGGGAAAAATCAGAAATATCAAGAATTCATAGAGGTATAAAAGGAGTGCCAGGAGCTCAGTCCAGTGGCGCAGCTTTGGTTTCGTTTAATGCTCCAGCATTTGAATCCTATGGAAAGGAACAGAGTTATAATGCGCCAGTAGGTAAGTATGCAGAATTTGCTTATACAACAGCGCTGAATTATCTTCTTTCTGAAAAGAAATATACTTTTCAATTGGGAGATTCAATGGTTGTATACTGGGCTGAATCGGCACAAACCCAGTATCAGGATATGCTTAAAAACTTTTTTAACTCTAACATAGATAATCAAAAGGAATTGGAAAAGATTTTTGGAAATTTGAAGAATGGACTAGCAGTGGATATAGATGATGTAAAAATTGATTTAAATCAAAGGTTTTATATTTTGTGTCTTGCGCCTAATGCTGCGAGATTGTCTATTCGATTTTTCTACGAGAATTCATTTGGTAATATATTGAAGAATTTATCAGATCATTATGAAAGAATGGCAATAGTTAAACCTGAGTGGGAAAAAGAGTATTTGAGTATTCAAGAGATGCTGATGGAAACTGGAAACAATAAATTGAAAGATAAAAAACTTGTATCAAACATGGCATCATTGGTATTAAGGGATATATTGATGGATGACAGGTATCCTACAGGTTTATATACCGAAGTGCTGGCAAGAATACGTGCAGAGCAAGGTGGTATAACTTACGGAAGGGCAGCTATTGTAAAAGCGTATTTAATAAAAAATTATAATATGAAGGAGGGAGAAAAGTACATGGGATTGAATGAAAATTGTAATGAACAGGCATATGTACTTGGAAGGTTGTTCGCGGTACTTGAATTGATTCAAAAGGATGCAAATCCAGGAATTAATTCAACTATCAAAGATCGATATTTTAATTCAGCATGTGCAACACCAGCGTCAGTTTTTCCAATTTTGATTAAGTTAAAAAATAGTCATATGAAGAAAATTGAAAGAGGTTCAACAGGATTAAAAATTCAGTATGAGAAAACGATAACAGAGTTAATGGGAAAATTAAACATGGCTGAAACACAGATAGGATTTCCAAGACGATTATCTCTTGAAGAACAGGGAAAATTCATGCTTGGATATTACCATCAGGTTCAGAAAAGGTACGAAAAAAAGGAGGATAAATAA
- a CDS encoding ATP-dependent helicase codes for MEDNRIQDNRIQDNRMEDNGMKDNRMEDKENYLSTLNERQLDAVTTTEGYVRIIAGAGTGKTKALTHRYAYLVNELGISTSNILCVTFTNKAAREMSKRIRQMIGDSDTGYICTFHGFCVKLLREDIHAINFPQNFVVMDDEDTEEILKTVYENAHIQSRTYTFDSARDHITALKSQMLHIPYLAEIGNEKLLADYEKAEKVEDKVFLGYLYEQKKVYGLDYDDLITIALYILQTDETKRIKWQERMMYVMVDEFQDVSNSQYALAEILSGYHRNLFIVGDPDQTIYTWRGAQIEYILEFDETHENTRTIFLDMNYRSTPEILAVSNSLIEKNKKRLPHRLEAYKESGRRPIYIHSRTTGDEAQWMTSEIQRLVSEGASYNEMAVLYRSHFVSRNIEESFIKAKIPYTLYSGMEFYKRKEIKDVLAYLRMIVYSDDLSFRRVINEPKRNFGKKRMALVKAYAESHRCSLYNGLLDILEDKTIKSTGAAAFVDTIEAFKKTYKEKSLSDLVTEVLDQTGYEAMLRQSGEQERLDNLAEFKQSVDEYEKTSGEENTLEEYLQSIALYTNNDREKDKETVSMMTVHTAKGLEFPYVFVCGMNEGIFPSKHVDTEERLEEERRMAYVAFTRAEKALYISDAEGLNYDESFRYPSRFIFNIDRDVIDYAHDLPKRLVDDAMSYIAANESRICPSDTELSVGDRVMHKVFGEGTITAMRTDIGCYVIKFDKMATERNLKIGTALEKFGR; via the coding sequence ATGGAAGATAACAGGATTCAAGATAACAGGATTCAAGATAACAGGATGGAAGATAACGGGATGAAAGATAACAGAATGGAAGATAAAGAGAATTATCTGAGCACACTCAATGAGAGGCAGCTTGATGCTGTTACAACCACAGAAGGATACGTGAGGATCATTGCAGGTGCGGGGACCGGCAAGACGAAGGCGCTTACTCATAGGTATGCATACCTTGTCAATGAGCTGGGAATATCAACTTCGAATATATTGTGTGTCACATTTACGAACAAGGCAGCCAGGGAGATGAGCAAGAGGATAAGACAGATGATAGGTGACAGTGATACTGGCTATATCTGTACATTTCATGGATTCTGTGTGAAGCTGCTGAGGGAAGACATACATGCGATCAACTTCCCACAGAACTTCGTTGTTATGGATGACGAAGATACAGAGGAGATACTCAAGACTGTGTATGAGAATGCACATATACAGTCGAGAACATATACATTTGACTCTGCGAGAGATCATATAACAGCCCTGAAAAGTCAGATGCTGCATATACCGTATCTTGCGGAGATAGGGAACGAAAAACTTCTTGCAGACTATGAGAAGGCAGAGAAGGTGGAGGATAAGGTATTCCTAGGATATCTGTATGAGCAGAAGAAGGTGTATGGGCTTGACTATGACGATCTCATAACGATTGCATTGTATATACTTCAGACAGATGAAACGAAGCGGATCAAATGGCAGGAGCGGATGATGTATGTCATGGTGGATGAATTTCAGGATGTGAGCAACAGTCAGTATGCGCTGGCAGAGATTCTCAGTGGATATCACAGGAATCTGTTCATAGTGGGAGATCCGGATCAGACCATATATACATGGCGCGGGGCACAGATAGAATACATACTTGAATTTGACGAGACACATGAGAATACCAGAACCATATTCCTTGATATGAATTACAGATCAACACCAGAGATACTTGCTGTGTCCAACTCGCTCATAGAGAAGAACAAGAAGAGGCTTCCGCACAGGCTTGAGGCGTATAAGGAGTCGGGCAGAAGACCTATATATATACATTCCAGGACGACCGGGGATGAGGCTCAGTGGATGACCTCGGAGATACAGAGACTGGTTTCAGAAGGTGCATCGTACAACGAGATGGCGGTGCTGTACAGATCTCATTTTGTATCGAGAAATATAGAGGAGTCGTTCATCAAGGCAAAGATTCCGTATACACTGTACAGTGGAATGGAGTTTTATAAAAGAAAAGAGATAAAGGATGTACTTGCATATCTCAGAATGATAGTCTATTCGGACGATCTGTCATTTCGCCGCGTGATCAATGAGCCAAAGCGCAACTTCGGCAAGAAACGAATGGCTCTCGTAAAGGCATACGCGGAGAGTCACAGATGTTCACTGTATAACGGCCTCCTGGACATTCTGGAGGATAAAACGATCAAGTCAACTGGGGCTGCAGCATTTGTGGATACCATAGAGGCGTTCAAGAAGACCTATAAGGAAAAGAGTCTGTCAGATCTGGTGACGGAGGTACTGGATCAGACCGGGTATGAGGCGATGCTCAGACAGTCGGGTGAGCAGGAGCGTCTGGATAATCTGGCGGAATTCAAGCAGTCTGTAGATGAATACGAGAAGACATCAGGTGAAGAGAATACCCTGGAGGAATATCTCCAGAGCATCGCGCTCTACACGAACAATGACCGTGAAAAAGACAAAGAGACAGTGTCCATGATGACAGTTCACACGGCAAAGGGATTGGAATTCCCTTATGTGTTCGTGTGCGGGATGAATGAGGGGATATTTCCAAGTAAGCATGTGGATACAGAGGAACGCCTAGAGGAAGAAAGACGAATGGCGTATGTGGCATTCACTAGAGCGGAGAAGGCTCTGTATATCAGTGATGCCGAGGGGTTGAACTATGATGAGTCTTTCCGGTATCCATCCAGATTCATCTTCAATATAGACCGTGACGTGATAGACTATGCACATGATCTCCCTAAAAGACTGGTGGACGATGCTATGAGCTACATAGCGGCAAATGAATCCAGGATATGCCCTTCGGATACGGAACTTTCAGTGGGTGACCGTGTGATGCATAAAGTATTTGGAGAGGGCACTATAACAGCTATGCGGACAGATATAGGCTGCTATGTCATAAAGTTTGACAAGATGGCAACTGAGAGAAATCTGAAGATTGGGACGGCTCTTGAAAAGTTTGGCCGATAG
- the cas5c gene encoding type I-C CRISPR-associated protein Cas5c, whose amino-acid sequence MGKGVKVKVWGDYALFSRPEMKVERCSYDVITPSAARGILEAIYWHPGMKWVIDKIYVKNPIRFTSVRRNEVKSKISANNVLQAYNGADKPLYISTKEDIVQRASLILRDVCYVIEAHFEITENANDSDNPGKFKDIIMRRLKRGECYHMPYFGCREFPVNFCICDEEEVHTIYDEVPEKDLGFMLYDLDYSDRNNIQPMFYRAIMKRGVLDLRDCEVIR is encoded by the coding sequence ATGGGGAAAGGAGTAAAAGTAAAGGTTTGGGGAGATTATGCATTGTTTTCCAGACCTGAGATGAAAGTTGAGAGGTGTTCATATGATGTGATAACACCATCGGCTGCAAGAGGGATATTGGAAGCAATATATTGGCATCCCGGAATGAAATGGGTAATAGACAAGATATATGTTAAGAATCCAATAAGATTTACGAGTGTAAGACGAAATGAAGTAAAGAGTAAAATATCTGCAAATAATGTATTGCAAGCATACAATGGAGCAGATAAGCCTTTATACATTAGCACAAAGGAGGATATAGTGCAAAGAGCTTCTTTGATCTTAAGAGATGTGTGTTATGTGATAGAGGCACATTTTGAGATTACAGAAAATGCAAATGATTCTGATAATCCGGGTAAATTTAAAGATATTATAATGAGACGATTAAAAAGAGGCGAATGCTATCATATGCCATATTTTGGATGCAGAGAATTTCCAGTCAATTTTTGCATCTGTGATGAGGAGGAAGTACATACCATATATGACGAGGTTCCAGAGAAAGATTTAGGGTTTATGTTATACGATCTTGATTATAGCGATAGAAACAATATACAGCCTATGTTTTATAGGGCTATCATGAAAAGAGGAGTATTAGATTTGAGGGATTGTGAGGTGATCAGATGA
- a CDS encoding 3'-5' exonuclease translates to MVHIVVDLEMNWLDFKYENERKISTNEVIEIGAVTMNEKFEEIGAFKMYVKPQFNEKVVKKVEKLTGITMDKLQDSPVFADAFDAFIKWCISFGEEVVMYGWSDSDELQLRREMKLKNIPWKEDVDKVFRQWHDFQKEFSDLVGIGRIITLSQAVDYAGIDFAGQKHDACCDARNTAYLLALTKDEKRFAKTMKSVLEAFNHEELTSSIGSLIDFSAWNGVGA, encoded by the coding sequence ATGGTACATATAGTTGTAGATCTTGAGATGAACTGGTTGGACTTCAAATATGAAAATGAGAGAAAGATAAGCACCAATGAGGTGATAGAGATCGGAGCCGTTACCATGAATGAAAAATTCGAGGAAATAGGCGCATTTAAGATGTATGTAAAACCGCAGTTCAACGAAAAGGTGGTAAAAAAGGTTGAGAAGCTCACGGGAATAACCATGGATAAGCTTCAGGATAGTCCTGTGTTTGCAGACGCATTTGACGCTTTCATAAAGTGGTGCATTAGTTTCGGAGAAGAAGTGGTCATGTATGGCTGGAGCGATTCTGATGAACTTCAGCTTCGCAGAGAAATGAAGCTGAAGAACATACCGTGGAAAGAAGATGTAGACAAGGTATTCAGACAGTGGCATGACTTCCAGAAGGAATTCAGCGATCTGGTTGGCATTGGAAGGATCATTACTTTATCCCAGGCGGTGGATTATGCAGGTATAGACTTCGCAGGTCAGAAGCATGACGCTTGCTGTGATGCCAGAAACACCGCATATCTTCTGGCACTCACAAAGGACGAGAAAAGATTTGCCAAGACAATGAAGAGTGTGCTGGAGGCATTCAATCATGAAGAACTGACCTCGAGCATAGGAAGTTTGATAGACTTCTCAGCGTGGAACGGAGTTGGGGCTTGA
- a CDS encoding CRISPR-associated helicase/endonuclease Cas3, with product MKYIAHINGVSEQSVKDHLIGTARLTAQFADKFGKADWGYCCGLLHDIGKYSKQFQNKIINNTDDKVDHSTAGAKLCMELGGYYQLLSYCIAGHHAGLPDYGNTVIHSSLRYRCEKKKIYDYSSYKYEIEIPELKTDPIILQNLSDADFPLSVFLRMIYSCLVDADFLDTEYFMKNGDVNRNSGENVKILLSKLETHISRWLKNDNTESINGRRTEILKHCLNEGQNEKGYFRLTVPTGGGKTIASLAFALKHAVENDMDRVIYVIPYTSIIEQNAQVFRDILGEQNVLENHCNVDYDGREDFEPMQLASENWDKPIVVTTNVQFFESLFSNKSSKCRKLHNIANSVIIFDEAQMLPTDYLKPCIYMISELVIRYRSSIVLCTATQPALGSLFPENTQFMELCPRMHEQFGYFKRVKYNNIGTISRDKLTSMLKDEDCALCIVNTKRMAQDIYMELCGIGVFHLSTNMYPLHRKIVLKKIRKCLQNGEKCVVVSTSLVEAGVDLDFKHVYRQIAGIDSIIQAAGRCNREGKRNQAESIVNIFDIENCRIPLNQKQQIEVAKSVLCDYEIVDSPECISDYFKRLYHFRGDGLDKKKILGEFVHPEYNYAKVGKEFKIIEQDMATIFVGNTDEAKELMDEIKLKGISKERMRKAGQFCVQVYCGEKSEFQKLYDAGIIRLVSDDVRDFYELTSMEYYSEECGLVCLVDEGDAIFL from the coding sequence GTGAAATATATTGCACATATAAATGGTGTTTCAGAACAAAGTGTTAAGGATCATCTGATAGGAACAGCAAGGTTAACAGCTCAATTTGCTGATAAGTTTGGAAAAGCAGACTGGGGATATTGTTGTGGATTATTGCATGACATTGGTAAATATTCAAAGCAGTTTCAAAATAAAATAATTAATAACACAGATGATAAAGTCGATCATTCCACAGCAGGTGCAAAACTATGTATGGAATTGGGGGGGTATTATCAGTTATTAAGCTATTGTATAGCAGGACACCATGCTGGGTTACCAGATTATGGAAATACAGTTATTCATTCAAGTTTAAGGTATAGATGTGAAAAGAAAAAGATATATGATTATAGTTCGTATAAATATGAAATAGAGATTCCTGAATTGAAAACAGATCCAATTATATTACAGAATCTTTCAGATGCAGATTTTCCTTTAAGCGTTTTTCTTAGAATGATTTATTCGTGTTTGGTTGATGCAGATTTCCTTGATACTGAGTATTTTATGAAAAATGGGGATGTTAATAGAAACTCAGGGGAAAATGTAAAGATATTATTGAGCAAACTTGAAACACATATTAGTAGATGGTTGAAAAATGATAATACAGAATCGATAAATGGACGTAGAACAGAAATATTAAAACATTGTTTAAATGAAGGGCAGAATGAAAAAGGCTATTTTAGACTAACAGTTCCAACTGGGGGAGGAAAGACTATTGCATCACTTGCATTTGCACTAAAACATGCAGTAGAAAATGATATGGATCGTGTAATATATGTAATTCCATATACCAGTATTATAGAGCAGAATGCGCAGGTGTTCAGGGACATACTTGGAGAACAGAACGTTTTGGAAAATCATTGTAATGTAGATTATGATGGACGAGAAGATTTTGAGCCAATGCAATTGGCTAGTGAAAATTGGGATAAACCCATTGTAGTTACAACGAATGTTCAGTTTTTTGAGTCGTTATTCTCAAATAAATCTTCAAAATGCAGGAAATTACATAATATAGCAAATAGTGTCATTATATTTGATGAGGCACAGATGTTGCCGACTGATTATCTGAAACCTTGTATTTATATGATTAGCGAACTAGTAATTAGATATAGATCAAGTATAGTATTATGCACGGCGACACAGCCAGCGTTAGGTTCATTATTTCCAGAAAACACACAATTTATGGAACTATGTCCAAGGATGCATGAACAATTTGGATATTTTAAGAGAGTTAAATACAATAACATCGGAACAATATCGAGAGATAAATTGACAAGTATGCTAAAAGATGAAGATTGTGCTTTGTGTATCGTAAATACGAAGAGAATGGCTCAAGATATTTATATGGAACTATGTGGAATAGGAGTGTTTCATCTATCAACAAATATGTACCCATTGCATAGAAAAATTGTTTTGAAAAAAATAAGAAAGTGTTTGCAGAATGGAGAAAAATGTGTCGTAGTATCAACAAGTTTAGTCGAGGCAGGGGTGGATTTAGACTTTAAGCATGTGTATCGTCAGATTGCAGGAATAGATTCTATTATACAAGCTGCAGGTAGATGCAATAGAGAGGGAAAAAGAAATCAAGCTGAGAGTATAGTTAATATTTTTGATATTGAGAATTGCAGGATTCCGTTAAATCAAAAACAACAGATTGAGGTTGCTAAGTCTGTATTATGTGATTATGAAATAGTAGATAGTCCAGAGTGTATATCAGATTATTTTAAGAGACTGTATCATTTCAGGGGCGATGGCCTTGATAAGAAGAAAATTTTAGGTGAGTTTGTTCATCCTGAGTATAATTATGCAAAGGTCGGAAAAGAGTTTAAAATAATTGAGCAGGATATGGCAACAATTTTTGTCGGTAATACAGATGAGGCAAAAGAGTTGATGGATGAGATAAAGCTAAAAGGCATATCAAAAGAAAGAATGCGAAAAGCAGGACAGTTTTGTGTTCAGGTTTATTGTGGTGAAAAATCAGAATTTCAGAAATTGTATGATGCAGGAATAATACGCCTCGTTTCAGATGATGTGCGAGATTTTTATGAATTGACATCAATGGAATACTACTCAGAAGAATGTGGTTTAGTTTGCTTGGTAGATGAGGGGGATGCGATATTTTTATAA
- the cas4 gene encoding CRISPR-associated protein Cas4, producing MEYAEEEYLMISGIQHFKFCRRQWALIHIEQQWSENYHTAVGELMHKKAHDPYITEKRKDVLIVRALPIASRKLGAVGECDIVEFHKCDDGVSLRGHRGLYSIYPIEYKKGKPKVSEEDKLQLVVQTMALEEMFSTQIEEGAIYYGETRRREVVQVSQELRDMATKMFEEMHDYFKRGYTPKVKQSKSCNSCSLKDICLPRLNKAGSVKNYISQMLGDNVE from the coding sequence ATGGAGTACGCAGAAGAAGAGTATTTGATGATATCTGGTATACAGCATTTTAAGTTTTGCAGACGCCAATGGGCACTCATACATATAGAGCAGCAGTGGTCTGAAAATTATCATACTGCAGTAGGTGAGCTTATGCATAAGAAAGCTCATGATCCATATATTACGGAGAAGAGAAAAGATGTACTTATAGTGAGAGCACTTCCAATTGCATCCAGGAAACTGGGTGCAGTAGGGGAGTGTGATATTGTTGAGTTCCATAAGTGTGATGATGGAGTTTCTCTACGTGGGCATCGTGGATTATATAGCATATATCCAATTGAGTATAAAAAAGGAAAGCCCAAGGTGTCGGAGGAGGATAAACTTCAATTAGTAGTACAGACAATGGCCCTAGAGGAGATGTTTTCTACACAAATAGAAGAGGGCGCAATATATTATGGAGAAACAAGAAGAAGAGAAGTTGTGCAGGTTTCTCAGGAGCTAAGAGATATGGCAACTAAAATGTTTGAAGAGATGCATGATTATTTTAAGAGAGGGTATACTCCCAAGGTAAAACAAAGCAAATCATGTAATTCTTGCTCATTGAAAGACATTTGTTTGCCAAGATTAAATAAAGCTGGATCAGTAAAAAATTATATATCACAGATGTTAGGAGATAATGTTGAATGA